The Dioscorea cayenensis subsp. rotundata cultivar TDr96_F1 chromosome 18, TDr96_F1_v2_PseudoChromosome.rev07_lg8_w22 25.fasta, whole genome shotgun sequence genome includes the window GTAATTTAAAGAATGTTACATAATTCACAAGGAAGAAATCAGTAGGCTAACTTGTTGAAAATCTCAAGAAATCATATAAGGCTGACCATCTGtattgttgccaatgaaggcaGTACTAAATCAGGGGAAGTGATTCATTAATATAAATCTTGCAGATCAGGCTGACCATCTGCATTGAGGGAACTAGCAAATAAAGATGGTGTGCAGTATGCGAACATGATAAAGAACATCGGTACAAGGAGTTTTGGCAAATTCAAAGAGCCAATGTAAGATAAAACTCAAATCTTCATAGAAGTCCTAGTTGGGCTGAGCAAATCAAGAGGTAACTATACCCACCCAACTGCCAAAAGAGAATCTGTTGGACTCCAAGCACAGGCAGAAACCTagatcaagaaaataaatcacataataATAACGTTTTTTGAGCAAATTAGagtaacaatatatttattttcagaaGTATTTGATCAAACCTCTAAACTATGTCCTTCCAAAAGAAATACATCTGAATCAGAAACTTGATGAGTTACTGGTGGCAAACCAGGGGTGCGGGTCACTGATTGAGGTCCTATTAAAGATATAAAAGGTGATGATAGTCATTCAACATAAGGTACACATAGTAAATTAGTTATCACACATTGATCAAGATGACTGACAGTACAACATTCAAAAGTGAATGAAAATCTAAAGAGCAGAACAATTGAAAAGATGATATCTTGATCAAAATTGCCTTACGATCAGGAAAACAGTAATCCACTCAGGACACAAAACTTCGTGGGTCACATTGATTAATTCATCAAGAAAGGCTAtcaagttaaaaaaagaaatggaaccCTAGGCATTTAAACATTAGTATTATGGATTTGTTTAGATAAATCCCGAACTACACATAAGCCATACACGCTAGAACgaagaactaaaaaaacaattttacctCCATAAACAgcaatttttcttttctgtttgcTGCTTTCTTGCTCTTGGTTAGATACACTATAGTCAATGCGTTTTCTCTTCCCCATAGTATTtactttcatattatttatgatttttgataagtCATCCACACTATTTGTGATAATATCCAGAGGTTCAAGGCGATAGCACTCAACAAAAGAATCAGCATCACTCTGGCAATATGTAGAAAATGAACAAAACTCAAACCATGAGAAACTGAGATGCCAGTTTTAACATTTCAGGCAAACTTCAAACTCATAAGATTTAAGAACCCAAAGACACCCACTGCATGGATGTTTGCCTCCAGTTGTGTGTATCGAAGACCTTTATGTACATATGAAGGAAGAGCACCATTGCCAATTGTGCTTTCATCAATTGGGATATTCTCAATCTTTGCTTCGTTTTCAAATACAAATGCAGCGTGTTTGAAACCTGACCAACCAAGAATTTCACGATTCAAGTTCCAGAAACACACAGGGAATCCTAACCTCAGAAACTCAACTCGTCATCAAAGATccagaaaatacacaagaaaacaagcaaACATCTTAGGAGAAATTCTAACTCATCAAAGAGGAAATAAACAGTGAAAGACATACAAACTTCTATTATTAATCATTCAGAGCCAGAAACACAGAAATCCATTTATACATGTGATGGCAATAATCCAAACCTTTGAAAATCAATTCATCATCGAAGAtccagaaattaaaaaaaataataagaagaagaagaaaaagaaacaaaacaaaacaaaacaattataTAATATCAAGAGAAACTGTGGCTTGCTAATGCCAAGCATACATATAATGGCAATCCAAACCATCAAGTTTCATCATCAAGGatacaaactaaaataaattaaaataaaataaacatatgtcTTAAGAAAAAACTCTTGCTCgtcaagaacaacaacaacaaaatccaAGAATACATGTGATGGTAATCCAAACCCTTGCAACTCATTCATGGTTGAAGATCCaggagaaaacaaaataaagcagaAATGCATCTCAAGAGAAACCCTTGCTCgtcaaaaagaacaacaaaaacaagcaaCAAATCCGAACATACAAGTGATGACAATGCAAACCCTCGTAATTCAATTCATCTAGAGAGTccagaataaatgaaaagaattgAAACATACATCTGAAGAGAGATTCTTCCTcatcaacaagaacaaccaccacccaaaaaaaaacccaagaaatcaaatttaaaccaaACAAGGAAATTGAGCTGTTCAAATTTCTCTGGGGACATGATCAAACCAAAGAAGAACAAACAGAGAAAAGCCTGCAAACTTGAAGTTCACCATCCAAGATCCAGAAAAATACAAGGAATCCAAACccaaaaatatcaattaatcatcaacaaaaaaaaaaacccaaaagaaaacaaacaagtctCAGGAAAAACTCTTGCTTCAACAAGAACTTCCAAAAAAGGAAATCCAAGAAGTCAAGTTAAACCCTTCATATTCATTTCTGAGATAATCCAAAGGCCCACAATGCCaagaaccaaaaaagaaaacaaagcaaagaagaaataaaCAGAGAAAGAGCCTGCAAACTTCTGATCACCATTCAAAATCCGAAAAACGCACAATCAATCCTAGAAACTCAATTCATCATCAATGATCCAGAAAAAACACAAGCAGACCTCTTTCTCAAACAAGACTCTAGCTCATCAAccagaaagaaaaaatgaaaaaaataaaaataaaacaaattaaatcaaacaaaaccttTTGCCTGAAAATAATGGAAGATGAGACCATTGAGCTGATTGGTAGTTAGTTTGCCGAAGACATCAACGTTGGGGAAGGAGATCAACTTGGTAGAGGGGATCTGAGGACTAGGCGGAGGCGGAGGCGGCGGCGGAGGCGGAGGCGGAGGCGGCGGCGGCGATGGCATGGGATTTTTGAGTGGGAAGTCACTAGTACCGACGGAGCGATTCGGATCCGGTTCCATTGTGTTAAATCGGAGATGAATCGCTGACTCGAACGATTCTGAGTTTCACTCGCgattaatttatacaaaaatactAAATGCATTCCTCCGGAtcagaattatttatttttggaatttaaaaaaaatattgcttttgatgttttcatcaataaaaaataattaaaaaaaaaaagaaaagaggaaagcacttatggtttttttttggctttgagAAAATATTTAGTTATTGTTCACACAGCCTTAAATAGTTATGgaagtatatattattttaataatctgCAACTATTGTAAATTTGAGTGATGAAAGACGACCTATTTTCTATCACATTTAGATACCCTCCACCCCAACATTCtctacaaatttttttgttcatccTTCTATTATTCCTTTCGCCCTccattagtttttatgataaattacaCCAATTGGAAGACATcttaaggaaaagaaaagtcTTCGACGTTTTCTCTTGTATATGATGaataacatcaattaggagacatctTGAGAAGAAAAGTcttctaaattttcttttgtatacGATTAACACCAATTGGGAGACATCTGTAATAATAATTAGATCTGTGATAAGCCCATAAATATCAGTCAtcttaatataatatttcatttagACAATGGCATCTTTGCGTAGATATTCATGGGATTTTCAAAAGTCTAATACATGTCCTCTTAATGTAATATTTCATCCAGACAATAACACCCAATTGTAGGTTTTCATTTAGATATTGACACCACTCTGTTAGCATTTATGGGATTTTAAAAAGTCTATTGTTTATCAAAGTACCAAACTGTTCACAACTTCTGAATAAGTAATCACTTTAAGTATAATTGTATGTCTGTTAgatatcaatttaattaaatatggttATTATGttctgtaatttatttttttaatactatattatattgttaattaattatattttaatttattggttAGGGCAAAATGGACGCTTGCAATGATGAAGATTTGACATAGATGGTTACATGTGCAATGAATTTAGAGTTCCTTAATTTGTTAATAGTGATTTATTCTTTGACAGTATGGTACTATAAGCATAAAATAATGcggaaaaaaaacacaagagagtgtcacattcttatcacaatAAGCATGTTATTAggcaataaattaaattttaggaaGGTGATATTTTGATTCAGGCTTAAGATGCATCAAGAACACTATGATGGATAGGAATGCTTTCTATAAGCTATGTAACATGCTTCAAATTATCGGTGGACTTTCACCAACAAAGAACATGGATATTGACAAAATGGTAGGAAAACTTTTGTATGTTGTTTCTTACCATGCAAAAAATAGAGTTCTTTAAAAGGAATTTGTGAGGAGTGGTGAAACTTTGAGTAGGCAGTTTGGGGGTAGTATTGCAATCTATCCTCAAATTACATAGAGTACTATTAAAGAAACCAGAGCCTTTACCTGCCAATTCAAATGATGTAAGATGGAAATGGTTTAAGgtaaaaatcaatttatcatataaatttatttatataataagttatccttcaaataaaactaaattttcatgctttatttgACAATTCTATAGGAATAATAGAATTGTTTGGGTACTTTGGATATGTCTTACATCAAAGTCAATGCATTAAATAATGACAAGCCTAGATACTGGAAAAGATAGGGAGACATTGCCACAAATGTTTTAGGGGTTTGTTCGTAAGATATGCAATTCATTTATATCCTACCTAAGTGGGAAAGTTCTACAACTAACTCTATGATTCTTCGAGATGCAATTTCTAGATGACATGGATTGAAAGTCCCTAAaggtaaataaatatagaatatgCAAAATCTTAGCAGGTTTAGATAATCACATATATAGTAATTGTCAAGTTTATCTAAAAATGAATTTTCTAAATGTAGGTTTTTTCCACTTATGTGATGCTAGATATACAAATGGGGAAGGGTTTATAACTGCATATTGAGGCCAACGATACCATTTGAATGAATAGAGGCAAATTCACATCCCTTGAAATAAAGAAGAATTCTTAGATTACAAACACTCTTCTGCTAGGAATGTAATTGAAAGATGCTTTGGATTTTTTAAGATGAGATGGGGCATACTTAGGGAGAGATCTTGGTACCCAGTGAAAACCAAATGCAAAATCATTTTGGCTTGTGCTTTGTTGCATAATTACATCAAGAAATAGATGATACTTGATCCACTAGAAGCTGAATTGAGTGAGGAGTTTATAAACTCTGATGCATTTGATGATGCCGAAATTATCCAATAAATTGAGACCTTAGATGTGTGGACTACTTGGGAAGATAATTTGGCCCAAGAAATGTGGATTGAGTGGTTGATGATAAGgaataattagttttatttatatattcacatcCTTTATTATGAAACCTgcaatattttatcaaataattgaATATGGGGTTTAATTATTTGCACTTTCTTGtgatattatattatgtaaTTTCATATAATGTTTGTAATAAATGAttgtatataaatacatacatttctATATGtcttctttgtgtgtgtgtgtgtgtgtgtgtgtgtgtgtgtgtctatgTGTGTGCAGATGGATGCTTCTACAAAAAGTGGTAAGAAAAGCACTCATCAATGGAATGCTAAGGAAAATGGTATCCTTATACAATCTTGCTTAGATTTGAAAGACAAAGATGGATGGAATGGAGACAATGGCACATTTAGACCTAGTTATTTGGTGCACCTTGAGAAGCCAATGGCAGAAAAGATACCAAACTATCAAATTAAGGGAACTCCACATATTCAATCAAGATTGAAGACTTTAAAGAGCCAGTATAGGGAAATATCAAAGATGTTAAGTAatgttgtttttgtatttggatGGGATGATGCGAACAAGTGTGTTACTTGTGATATTGACGTATAGAATGGAAGGCTTAagtaagttttttgtttttttgtttttgtatttatcatattttatgttcagattgattattttatattagaaCATGTTATTGTTACTTTTAATTGGTAATGTCTATTATAGTCTTACCCAGGTGTTGCGGAACTTAGAAATAAGCCATTTCATAACTTAGACCAATTGGGTCACCTATTTGGAAAAGATAGAGCAACTGGAGCTGGTGTAGAAGGGCAAGCTGAAGCGTAGAGAATATGCTAGCAGAGGAGGCTGCAACTTCTTATACAACATTCAATGGGTTGGACTTTGGTGAGGATGAGTATAAGTTTGCTAGCACTAAATTTCATCTGAATAACATCCAAGAAACAATGTCAGCCACTCAAAATGTTGCAACTAGTTAAAGGGTTCCAAGTAAGTCATCCACTACCACTACTGGAAGGAATCAATACACCAATATTGAGTCATCTACTCATAGGAAAAAGGGTAAGATCAAGAAAGATAGCATTGCCTTTACTAGTGGTAATTTTCTTGATGTCTTTATTACTAACATGAAACAACTGAGTAAGATGTGTAAGAGTACATCAACTGAATTTGGTAGAATGGTTACTTGCTTGGAGGCCCTAGCCAGAAATGTTGTGCGGAAAGATAAAGATGCTAAGAAGTTAACAAAGATGAAAGCTAAGCTGTATGCAACCATATCTGCCATTGATGGATTGactaatgaaaaaattattaaggtTGGATCCATTATCTCCCTTGATAGTGGAAAAATTGTTTACATCTTTAGCATTCCAAATGAGTTCAAAGCCATTTATATCCATTGCCTTCTTGCAGGAACAATTTAAACTTGTTATACAAGACAAGTGTGtgtactttttttatttgttaggtGGCTAGCACATTTTCGGACCATTGGCTTTTATTTTGGATGTTGCTATTATGATATAATGTAAGTTACTTTGGATGATTTCTATAATGTGCATGGAGTGTTTAAATGTTGCAATTTTGTATTCATCACATTTTGGATTAATGtaagttaaaaaattttatgttgatGAAACTATTTGTATTATGTTGAATATTGTCATTGTGCCCAGTGTAATGGTGCTTGCATTCCTACTAAAGATTTCGGGATTATGTATCGCTACATATACGCAATGTATACTTTGTCAGCATGAAAATTGAATTTCATATTAtactaaaaattgaattttgtatGCTTTGTCAACATGAGAATCCATATCTGCATTTGAGGTATTAATTTTTAGTAGGTGTTTGATAAAGAAAAGGATATGAGGGTGTTTTTGTCATTGTACTAAAATATTCCCAAGAATGATTTCTTATAATAAACACATGAATATTACTTTCCCATCAATTTAATCATACTTTGCAATGTATACCAAACAAAGGAATGCTACTTTCCCTATAATCACCTTCCCATCCATTAAATTCTATTATAACATTCCTATGGTAAAACACAAAATGCCCCCATAATTCATTGGTaatggaaaaagtaaaaaatggaGTTGTACTAAAATAACCCATTTACTCCTCTagtaaagaaataatatttatttcaaataatatttatttataaaataattgaaatgtaactatttattttattgatattgattaatgttaaattgataattaatttccaacaactaatttcattccataattaaactttttaattaattatattaatttttatattattattactagttgaactaaataacatattttggtcccatatatacataattttatttaacattttaatttttataactacttgttaatttttgtgttatgattactaatttttatatcttaatttcatatattccatacttaacaatttaattattagtataatttgatctgaatttcaaaattgaagACACTCAAAAATTTACTTGTGGCAACCTCAACCAAAATATGAAAACTCAAAAGTTATATTATGCTATGTCCTCGatgctatttttttcattcattttagcATCAATCAACCGCGTGAATTTCAATTAGAATTTCCAACATGCATTCACAAACAAACTCCAACCACAAAGTTCAACAAACAATTTACCaatccacaaaaagaaaaagtatcaCAAATAAAGACCTTCATGGGTCCAAAATAATTAGTCTTGAGGGTTCTTTCACAAAGTTCTATTCAAAATGATAAGATGCACCATGATACTAAGTAAGAACATCAAACAAAGAGCAACTCCTTCCCATAATCATCTCCTCATGCTAACACTTTCCTATCAAATGGATAAGCCTGCATATAAAGAACGTCAGAATGGAAAAAGTaagttgattttcttttgtttaaatgAAAAGAACAAAATCAAAAATACATATCAACCATAAGcagatctttaaaaaaaataaaacaattttcaaaatttgctCAAGACATGAACATATAAATGACATGTAAAATAACTCATGCtaccaaaatttatatataatgaatacTAATTAATCATCCAAGTTACATAGCTACAATGTTAAATTCTTACCAAGATGATGCAAGCATTTGGACGGAAATATGAAATCCTTGATAAGAAAACCTAGTAAAAACACAATTTCTTTTCAGCTGGAAGGTCCCAAAATACTGTTAGATGATCTTCATTTTTTGCCAACACTTTTAATATGAACATTGCCTCATCTTCTGCAAGACCATCAATAGGAAAAAGCACATCACTAAGTGATCTcttttttccttgaatttatACACAATCTGCATCATTACGCATTGTGATTTCAATATTATAAGCAaagattttgatattctttgcAATAATCTCAACATTTAGCGCAGTAGATTCAACTTTTCATGCAGCAAAGTCAGTAGTGCGAGCTACCGACTAAGCGTTACTGGTTGCTGTCTCAACCAATGCTCTAAATTCTAGGCCaaccatatttataaaaatcctaAATATTTGTAGAAATTAGGTCCTTTACTGGGTCCTTATCAACACTCTTCCTCTTTCAACTCCTAGATATTGTTGAGGTGTTGTTATCAGATGGCATAGGTGATAGAGATTGCGTTCGCTCTTGTATGGGCATGGATAGGTCATTAAATGGCATTTGGGATACACCTGCACATTTCTTGAGTGAGATGTTATCATGTTGTTCATATTGGGATGCGTCGTCCCTAATATCACCCCTATTGTTGCCAAAAGCTCTATCTTTCGTGAAGACCGGAGCGAGatcattgaaaaatgaaaagttttGCCATACAATCCAGCCACTTCTTTGTGAGTctacattacaaaaaaaaatgtcattaaaATATCTATGATAGTGCACAATTATTAAATATGAGTCTTGTTTTCCCCTCTTGATGTACTCATCATAGGCACTTTTGTCACACATGATAGTGTTGCTTTTAAAGTTCCAATCAAAACTACTCATCTGCAGAATTTCAGAGATGACATTTGTCTTACTCCTCAAAAGTTTCACATGTAACTTAATGTTTTGTATAGCTTTCAACTTTGTAGAATGTTTTgttgtatcattttttttaactgaaGGAGATATCCACTATGAAAGATATTTTTAGCCCTCCATATAGGGCTCTTAGAAAGTTCAACCAAAGCATCAATGAGGACTTTATCTTCCTCTGGTGTCCAGTATCATTTGGACTATCCCCTTTTGGATTGTTGTTATTCTGTCTCCATACTAAAAACATGGAAAGAACAATCCATGTTAAACAATATGAATATAACTAAATTGAACAAATACATGATTCACAATACAAGTTCATTGTTTTTCAATGTccttttgattttcattttataaGTTATTGAAAGTTGGCGTTGAATTTCATATGTATAAAGGgattaattaaattcatataaaaaataatttgtgaaaCTCAAGGACTGCATGacacttttaattaaattcccAAGTGTTCATCACAAGCATTTTGTAAATGgattaattagttaaaaaacatATACAGAAAATAgtacataaaaacataataaccaAATAGTACATAACTATCTAATAATCCAAAAGGACAAGCAAAGAGTAAAACGTTTAGTACATAATGATCCATTAATTATATCAACTTGATTGCCATGTGTTAAACATATTTACAACCATCTCTTATCTAATTTGGGTCTTTTCATCCATTGGTTGTACGACTACTATGTTGATTGTGTCATCTTCCATACTCTCATCAAAAGATTGAACATCAACTTCATCCTCCGTAGGATTGTCTACCATCTCCCTCCTAATGAAATTGTGGATTAAACAAGGTGTACTAATATTACATCATCGAGTGGTCATGCTATAGAAGCTTGGACTAGCTAGAATTTTCCACCTGATTTTCAAAAGGCCAAACGTCCTCTTGATAGAGTTTCTACGGCTAGCATGTTTCATATTGAAAAACTCTTCAGGTGTATCTAGGTGATGCCCATCAGCCTATGAACTAAAGTGATATCACTACCCTCGAAAAGGTGAAACAAATCGGGGGTAATTTGCATATCTAACATCGACTAAGTAATAGAAACTTACTATACGAACATGTTAGACACACAAGAATTAGTAATGACAACATTATGttcaacataatatatataactcacCATTTGGAACTTTAAATCTGTTTGGTTATGTAAAGGCATCCCTTCGCACCCCAACATCATGTTCTGAACCCTCCCAGCCGGCAAGACATATATAAACTATACATTCACTTGTATATGTGACCCATCTAATACTCCAAGACAATTCTACATTGgattaaagaaaacattattGCTTGTTCATTTCTGTGcaataacaaaaattttgaaaataaaatagtaaatttgATCCATTACCTTAAACTATTTCCACCTAGGATTAGTTTAATTACCTTGGACTAGTTTTGGTTTCTTTAGGAGAACATTATGGCAAAGAATAATCTATCGCAATCCAACATGAAAATGCTGACTAACTATTTTCGCCGATCGCATAaagtcaaacttaattattttatttttgacatggtGGGATACAATGTTTAAAAACATTTGTGAAAATCTCCTCTGCCATAACATTTCTTATGACTCGTAGTATACTGATGGTAGTCAGTGTTAGGATTATACCCTCGAATGCctacgaggatacttgtattatgcattcttattattaaatggtcatttattttgatgttcatataaatcttgtgatgacattataattagttttgaatattatagtctatgtgtattaagttaaactttCTACTCTTGTGGAATAAAGAAGAGaacactagaagggtttggtacttatacacttaaatagttcacaaatcggAGAATTTTTAATTGGGCATTAGAGATTCGTAAGAATTTGCATGGCACATACTTTGATGAAGaatgctagttgaacactatggaatagtgggagcatatgtcataaatacatcactgAGATTGGTGTTTTCGAACAcaactcgcaacaatccaatcacatgggtt containing:
- the LOC120282349 gene encoding WD40 repeat-containing protein HOS15-like isoform X3, producing the protein MEPDPNRSVGTSDFPLKNPMPSPPPPPPPPPPPPPPPPSPQIPSTKLISFPNVDVFGKLTTNQLNGLIFHYFQAKGFKHAAFVFENEAKIENIPIDESTIGNGALPSYVHKGLRYTQLEANIHASDADSFVECYRLEPLDIITNSVDDLSKIINNMKVNTMGKRKRIDYSVSNQEQESSKQKRKIAVYGGPQSVTRTPGLPPVTHQVSDSDVFLLEGHSLEVSACAWSPTDSLLAVGSSDSISRIWKISNDLSTIYNSNPDVHYLIRPDAKNNGLDGVSTLAWNGEGELLATGSFDGLASIWSKNGELLERLEDHRAVIFFIGWNRKGDFLLTGYDNRIVVWDTWTWKPKQEVEFHSEQLLGVAWRNNTSFAACSRGNRIFVYNIGVPQPVKTFFGYQGEARGINWNPTGSFLASYSHGMAIKANGQNSEFL